Proteins from a single region of Chitinophagales bacterium:
- a CDS encoding sigma-70 family RNA polymerase sigma factor, whose amino-acid sequence MTEQSIIAGCLQNDPLAQRELYNRYSPKMLSVCYRFAQNREDAEDMLQEGFIKVFTQIHTFQNKGAFEGWIRRIIIHTCINLLKKHKKFHEQLSLEYAETVQFREETIPSMMQARQVVECIRQLPLGYRTVLNLYAIEGFSHKEIGTMLDIEESTSRSQYTRAKNMLEAMLIRKRIIEKPKEELHWLKAFNGI is encoded by the coding sequence ATGACGGAGCAATCTATCATCGCAGGCTGCTTACAAAATGATCCTCTGGCTCAGCGGGAATTATACAACCGCTATAGTCCGAAGATGTTAAGCGTTTGTTACCGGTTTGCACAAAACCGGGAAGATGCAGAAGACATGCTGCAGGAGGGGTTCATCAAAGTATTTACCCAGATACATACATTCCAGAACAAAGGTGCTTTTGAAGGCTGGATCAGGCGGATTATCATTCATACCTGTATCAACCTGCTGAAAAAGCATAAAAAGTTTCATGAGCAATTGTCTCTGGAATACGCTGAGACTGTTCAATTCAGGGAGGAAACCATCCCCTCCATGATGCAGGCAAGACAAGTGGTAGAATGTATCAGACAGTTGCCATTAGGATACAGAACAGTATTAAACCTGTATGCTATTGAAGGTTTCAGTCATAAAGAAATCGGCACCATGCTGGACATTGAGGAAAGCACGAGCCGGAGTCAGTATACTAGAGCAAAAAATATGCTGGAAGCCATGTTGATCAGAAAGCGGATTATTGAAAAGCCGAAAGAAGAACTGCATTGGTTAAAAGCATTTAACGGTATTTGA